A stretch of the Haloarcula ordinaria genome encodes the following:
- a CDS encoding 5-methyltetrahydropteroyltriglutamate--homocysteine methyltransferase produces MTDIVATTPGLFPLPDWAKDELSDLKGHQKSDLISGDEGGDVVDAYRRAREEVVTLQQDAGLDRIVEGQLRWDDMLAHPLAVHDNVETRGIVRYYDNNNFYREPVVQGDLTADGDIAAELDAASELVDGGLQAVFPGPYSLSDLATDEHYGDEASFLDAVAEFLAGEVEQFPDVETLFLLEPSLVENAPADGQDERASEAIDAVASATDADVVAHTYWGALEEKVYAHLMDADVDAIGFDLIADHDQNVYNVQEYGTKDDVALGVVDGQNTLVESPETIRDRIDWFEQQTNSTYDTVYATANTELFYLPVNKFEAKLESLANAADLAVEA; encoded by the coding sequence ATGACAGACATAGTCGCGACGACTCCTGGCCTGTTCCCGCTGCCGGACTGGGCCAAGGACGAGCTGTCCGACCTGAAGGGCCACCAGAAGAGCGACCTCATCTCGGGCGACGAGGGCGGCGACGTCGTCGACGCCTATCGGCGCGCCCGCGAGGAGGTCGTCACGCTCCAGCAGGACGCCGGCCTCGACCGTATCGTCGAGGGGCAACTCCGCTGGGACGACATGCTCGCCCACCCGCTTGCGGTCCACGACAACGTGGAGACCCGTGGCATCGTCCGCTACTACGACAACAACAACTTCTACCGCGAGCCGGTGGTCCAGGGCGACCTGACCGCCGACGGCGACATCGCCGCGGAACTCGACGCCGCGAGCGAACTCGTCGACGGCGGGTTGCAGGCCGTCTTCCCCGGCCCGTACTCGCTTTCAGACCTCGCGACGGACGAACACTACGGCGACGAAGCGTCGTTCCTCGACGCCGTCGCGGAGTTCCTGGCCGGCGAAGTCGAGCAGTTCCCCGACGTGGAGACGCTGTTCCTGCTGGAACCATCGCTGGTCGAGAACGCGCCCGCCGACGGCCAGGACGAACGGGCCAGCGAGGCCATCGACGCCGTCGCGAGTGCCACCGACGCCGACGTGGTCGCCCACACCTACTGGGGCGCCCTCGAGGAGAAAGTCTACGCGCACCTGATGGACGCGGACGTCGACGCCATCGGCTTCGACCTTATCGCCGACCACGACCAGAACGTCTACAACGTCCAGGAGTACGGCACCAAGGACGACGTCGCGCTGGGCGTCGTCGACGGGCAGAACACGCTGGTCGAGTCCCCCGAGACCATCCGGGACCGCATCGACTGGTTCGAACAGCAGACGAACTCGACGTACGACACCGTCTACGCGACGGCCAACACCGAGCTGTTCTACCTGCCGGTCAACAAGTTCGAAGCCAAGCTCGAATCGCTCGCGAACGCCGCCGACCTCGCTGTGGAGGCCTAA
- a CDS encoding RNA polymerase Rpb4 family protein, protein MTIFKEKVSEEYLTVAETKEILGGLEMERAADEDREMRYELKRAIEHVNRFAMLDPEESLEFVEQLRELEKVDEPTAYKIANLRPLDRDELRAVFAQERYSLDGDELDEILNIVKQYA, encoded by the coding sequence ATGACCATCTTCAAAGAGAAGGTCTCCGAGGAGTATCTCACGGTCGCCGAGACCAAGGAGATTCTCGGAGGGCTAGAGATGGAGCGCGCGGCCGACGAGGACCGCGAGATGCGGTACGAGCTCAAGCGGGCCATCGAGCACGTCAATCGCTTCGCGATGCTCGACCCCGAGGAGTCCCTGGAGTTCGTCGAGCAACTGCGGGAACTGGAGAAGGTCGACGAACCGACCGCGTACAAGATCGCGAACCTCCGCCCGCTCGACCGGGACGAGCTCCGCGCCGTCTTCGCGCAGGAACGCTACTCCCTGGACGGCGACGAGCTCGACGAGATTCTCAACATCGTCAAGCAGTACGCCTGA
- a CDS encoding HemK2/MTQ2 family protein methyltransferase: MTDEDADAESDRGRPSLADAREVESVYQPAEDSALLARTARAYAGSGDRVLDVGTGSGYVAATLDEAGADAVGVDLSPLACRQAAANGVSVVRGDLVSPFRDGAFDLAVFNPPYLPTPEEKEWDDWMEHALSGGEDGRRLVDPFLDDVARVLAPGGEALLLVSSLTDPDAVRSYAHDRGLESERVASENHPYEELVVLRFWPL, encoded by the coding sequence ATGACCGACGAAGACGCCGACGCAGAGTCGGACCGTGGCCGCCCGTCACTTGCCGACGCCCGGGAGGTCGAGTCGGTGTACCAGCCGGCCGAGGACTCGGCCCTGCTGGCACGGACCGCCCGAGCGTACGCCGGGTCGGGCGACCGGGTGCTGGACGTGGGCACCGGTTCGGGCTACGTCGCTGCGACCCTCGACGAGGCCGGCGCCGACGCCGTGGGCGTCGACCTGAGTCCGCTGGCCTGCCGGCAGGCCGCGGCGAACGGCGTCAGCGTCGTCCGCGGCGACCTCGTCTCGCCGTTCCGTGACGGCGCCTTCGACCTCGCCGTGTTCAACCCACCGTATCTGCCGACGCCCGAGGAGAAGGAATGGGACGACTGGATGGAACACGCACTCTCCGGTGGCGAGGACGGCCGTCGCCTCGTCGACCCGTTCCTCGACGACGTTGCGAGAGTGCTGGCTCCCGGCGGCGAGGCCCTCCTGCTCGTCAGCAGCCTCACGGACCCGGACGCCGTCCGCTCGTACGCGCACGACCGGGGGCTCGAGAGCGAACGGGTCGCGAGCGAGAATCATCCCTACGAGGAGCTCGTCGTCCTGCGGTTCTGGCCGCTGTGA
- a CDS encoding transcription initiation factor IIB has product MERPTRQRNTEQEEREQESEATGQQTCPECESESISSDGGGELVCEDCGLVIEDENIDRGPEWRAFNHSERQSKSRVGAPTTQTMHDKGLTTQIDWKDKDAYGRSLSSEKRSQMHRLRKWQERIRTKDAGERNLQFALSEIDRMASALGVPRSVREVASVIYRRALNEDLIRGRSIEGVATACLYAACRQEGIPRSLEEVSDVSRVEQKEIGRTYRYVAQELELKMEPVDPKQYVPRFASELELSEEVQSKANEIIDTTAEQGLLSGKSPTGYAAAAIYAASLLCNEKKTQREVADVAQVTEVTIRNRYQEQIEAMGIH; this is encoded by the coding sequence ATGGAACGTCCGACGCGCCAGCGGAACACCGAGCAGGAGGAGCGCGAGCAGGAGTCCGAGGCCACAGGACAGCAGACCTGTCCGGAATGTGAGTCGGAATCGATATCCAGTGACGGTGGTGGTGAACTCGTCTGCGAGGACTGCGGGCTGGTCATCGAAGACGAGAACATCGACCGGGGGCCGGAGTGGCGGGCGTTCAACCACTCCGAGCGCCAGTCGAAGTCCCGCGTCGGCGCGCCGACGACCCAGACGATGCACGACAAGGGACTGACCACGCAAATCGACTGGAAGGACAAGGACGCCTACGGCCGGTCGCTCTCCTCGGAGAAGCGCAGCCAGATGCACCGCCTGCGCAAGTGGCAGGAGCGCATCCGGACGAAGGACGCCGGCGAACGGAACCTCCAGTTCGCGCTCTCCGAGATCGACCGCATGGCCTCCGCGCTGGGCGTCCCCCGCTCGGTGCGGGAGGTCGCCTCCGTCATCTATCGGCGCGCGCTGAACGAGGACCTCATCCGCGGCCGTTCCATCGAAGGCGTGGCGACGGCCTGCCTGTACGCCGCCTGCCGACAGGAGGGCATCCCGCGCAGTCTCGAAGAGGTGTCGGACGTCTCCCGGGTCGAACAGAAGGAGATTGGGCGCACGTATCGGTACGTCGCCCAGGAGCTCGAACTGAAGATGGAGCCGGTCGACCCCAAGCAGTACGTCCCCCGCTTCGCCTCGGAACTCGAACTCTCCGAGGAGGTCCAGTCGAAGGCCAACGAGATTATCGACACGACGGCCGAACAGGGCCTGCTCTCGGGGAAGTCCCCCACGGGCTACGCCGCCGCGGCCATCTACGCCGCCTCGCTGCTCTGCAACGAGAAGAAGACACAGCGCGAGGTCGCCGACGTCGCCCAGGTGACCGAAGTCACCATCCGCAACCGGTACCAGGAACAGATCGAAGCGATGGGCATCCACTGA
- a CDS encoding HVO_2753 family zinc finger protein, translating to MSESQQKQARKCVSCGINIAGTNAAAFKCPDCGHQIYRCATCRKQSNLYECPDCGFRGP from the coding sequence ATGAGCGAGAGCCAGCAGAAACAGGCGCGCAAGTGCGTCTCGTGTGGCATCAACATCGCCGGCACGAACGCCGCCGCGTTCAAGTGCCCGGACTGCGGGCACCAGATCTACCGGTGTGCCACCTGTCGGAAGCAGAGCAACCTCTACGAGTGCCCCGACTGCGGATTCCGAGGACCATAA
- a CDS encoding 16S ribosomal RNA methyltransferase A, with protein MTDTATGSRDPDALVRRAGKRADTRRDQHFLVDDRVLDRIPEYATDAGFDCSNVLEIGAGPGALTDRLLAVADRVTAIERDPDFAAHLREEFAREIEAGRLTVVEGDALEVDLPEFTASISNLPYGASSEIAFRLLPEKRPLVLMFQREFADRMAADPATDDYGRLSVTAGHYADVEVVETVPPEAFDPQPRVTSALVRTTPRDPDYSVPSDEFFMAFLKAVFTQRRKTMRNAVRNTAHISGLGDPDAVVDAADEALMSARAGKLTPADFAALATLAHEVGEPGA; from the coding sequence ATGACCGACACAGCGACCGGTAGTCGCGACCCGGACGCGCTCGTCAGGCGCGCCGGCAAGCGGGCCGACACCCGCCGCGACCAGCACTTCCTGGTCGACGACCGGGTACTCGACCGCATTCCCGAGTACGCCACCGACGCCGGGTTCGACTGCTCGAACGTCCTCGAAATCGGCGCGGGACCGGGGGCGCTGACGGACCGACTGCTCGCCGTCGCCGACCGCGTGACCGCTATCGAACGCGACCCGGACTTCGCCGCCCACCTCCGCGAGGAGTTCGCGCGGGAAATCGAGGCCGGCCGGCTCACCGTCGTCGAGGGCGACGCCCTGGAGGTCGACCTGCCCGAGTTCACCGCCAGCATCTCGAACCTGCCCTACGGTGCCTCCTCGGAGATCGCCTTCCGCTTGCTCCCCGAGAAACGCCCGCTGGTGTTGATGTTCCAGCGGGAGTTCGCCGACCGGATGGCCGCCGACCCGGCGACCGACGACTACGGCCGCCTCTCGGTGACTGCCGGCCACTACGCCGACGTCGAGGTGGTCGAGACGGTCCCACCCGAAGCGTTCGACCCCCAGCCCCGGGTGACGAGCGCGCTCGTGCGGACGACGCCGCGCGACCCCGACTACAGCGTCCCGAGCGACGAGTTCTTCATGGCCTTCCTGAAGGCGGTGTTCACCCAGCGACGGAAGACGATGCGCAACGCGGTGCGCAACACGGCACACATTTCGGGACTGGGCGACCCGGACGCTGTCGTCGACGCAGCCGACGAGGCGCTGATGAGCGCGCGAGCGGGGAAACTCACCCCGGCCGACTTCGCGGCGCTCGCGACGCTGGCCCACGAGGTCGGCGAGCCAGGGGCCTGA
- a CDS encoding HTH domain-containing protein produces the protein MTADSQLRAELYLRGDTYGTFDAQQQVLNRVKHLEANGVFTDSMVSGEWQRIRTMAEDKRSGALATYEEFRDWADRNGHSLEPAFERRTRTYMGMDRVEDVVVFPVVSLAIYDDTQLEAVFPCTDAERTFTVGDALEAFESGDENWLAQFDSVTVGRTEPWLESGVEITV, from the coding sequence ATGACAGCCGACTCACAACTCCGGGCCGAACTGTACCTTCGAGGGGACACGTACGGCACATTCGACGCCCAGCAACAGGTCCTGAATCGGGTCAAGCACCTGGAAGCCAACGGCGTGTTCACCGACTCGATGGTCTCCGGCGAGTGGCAGCGCATCCGGACGATGGCCGAGGACAAGCGCTCCGGGGCGCTGGCCACCTACGAGGAGTTCCGTGACTGGGCCGACCGCAACGGCCACTCCCTCGAGCCGGCGTTCGAGCGGCGGACGCGGACCTACATGGGGATGGACCGCGTCGAGGACGTCGTCGTCTTCCCGGTCGTCTCGCTCGCGATATACGACGACACGCAGCTCGAAGCGGTGTTCCCGTGCACCGACGCCGAACGGACCTTCACCGTCGGCGACGCCCTCGAGGCGTTCGAGAGCGGCGACGAGAACTGGCTCGCCCAGTTCGACTCCGTCACCGTCGGTCGCACCGAGCCGTGGCTGGAATCCGGCGTCGAGATCACTGTCTGA
- a CDS encoding ABC transporter permease: MLEWLYRQFPTALIARRNLTRTQFRSLLAALGIVIGVIAIASLGMFGVSLRVAITQNLGDLGNELVVSPNGDAGVESITDRDIRQIERVTAPSVSVSPVKQEIERVSYDRRGTPSQAVVFGMENPGAVYTASEGRIPNPFRNGALVGSSIAEEHDLHPGSTIVINESAVRVRAVLESGESFSQLNPDNRVIVPVSQFESRGYSQVYVTTTSGAEANATAMAIRDALNGREERVTVTELGSLIDQINQTFQVVNTILVGIASISLLVAGISILNVMLMSTVERREEIGVLRAVGYQKRDVLKVMLMEATLLGVSGGLIGVVLSVAAGLAINHYTVGDAMAVFRLANAWYVGAAFTFGVVTSVLSGLYPAWKAASEEPVEALRG; this comes from the coding sequence ATGCTTGAGTGGCTCTACCGGCAGTTCCCGACCGCGCTCATCGCACGGCGGAACCTGACGCGGACGCAGTTCCGGTCGCTCTTGGCCGCGCTCGGTATCGTCATCGGCGTCATCGCTATCGCCTCACTCGGGATGTTCGGCGTCTCGCTCCGGGTCGCCATCACGCAGAACCTCGGTGACCTCGGCAACGAGCTCGTCGTCTCACCCAACGGCGATGCGGGCGTCGAGTCGATAACGGACCGCGACATCCGCCAGATCGAGCGCGTCACGGCGCCGTCGGTGAGCGTTTCGCCGGTCAAACAGGAGATAGAGCGGGTGTCGTACGACAGACGGGGAACGCCGTCACAGGCCGTCGTCTTCGGGATGGAGAACCCGGGCGCAGTGTACACCGCGAGCGAGGGGCGTATCCCGAACCCGTTCAGAAATGGCGCCCTCGTGGGTAGCAGTATCGCCGAGGAACACGACCTCCATCCGGGCAGTACCATCGTGATAAACGAGAGCGCGGTCCGCGTCCGTGCGGTGCTGGAGTCCGGCGAGTCGTTCTCGCAGCTCAACCCCGACAACCGGGTCATCGTGCCGGTGAGCCAGTTCGAGTCGCGTGGCTACTCGCAGGTATACGTCACCACGACATCCGGAGCCGAGGCAAATGCGACAGCGATGGCAATCCGTGACGCGTTGAACGGCAGAGAAGAGCGCGTGACGGTCACCGAGCTGGGGTCGCTCATCGACCAGATCAACCAGACGTTCCAGGTCGTCAACACCATCCTGGTGGGAATCGCCTCCATCTCCTTGCTCGTCGCCGGCATCTCCATCCTCAACGTGATGCTGATGTCGACGGTCGAACGCCGCGAGGAGATCGGCGTCCTCCGAGCGGTCGGCTACCAGAAGCGTGACGTCCTGAAGGTGATGTTGATGGAGGCGACCCTGCTCGGCGTCAGTGGCGGCCTCATCGGAGTCGTCTTGAGCGTCGCCGCGGGACTGGCGATAAACCACTACACGGTCGGTGATGCCATGGCCGTGTTCAGGCTCGCGAACGCCTGGTACGTCGGGGCCGCGTTCACGTTCGGTGTGGTCACGAGCGTCCTCAGTGGCCTCTATCCGGCGTGGAAAGCAGCGAGCGAAGAACCGGTCGAAGCGCTCAGAGGATAA
- a CDS encoding bacteriorhodopsin produces the protein MATITTWFTLGLLGELLGTAVLAYGYRLVPESTRRHYLLLVAIPGIAIVAYALLVLGVGELQTATHTVYATRYADWFLTTPINVLFLGLFARADRGDIVKLVVLQALTIVFGFAGAMVAGLLSYGLFAIGALLFAGVVYLLYGTIENAARAAVSDIELSLYRTLRNFVVVLWLVYPVVWLLGMAGIGLLDVETASLVISYLDVVTKVGFGLIAMYGLSTISARGETSAPTMPADD, from the coding sequence ATGGCAACGATAACGACCTGGTTCACACTGGGACTGCTCGGCGAACTACTCGGGACGGCCGTCCTGGCCTACGGCTACCGGCTCGTCCCCGAATCGACCAGACGGCACTACCTCCTGCTGGTGGCGATTCCCGGCATCGCCATCGTCGCGTACGCCCTACTGGTGCTCGGTGTGGGCGAACTACAGACGGCCACCCACACCGTGTACGCGACTCGTTACGCCGACTGGTTCCTGACGACGCCGATCAACGTCCTCTTCCTCGGGCTGTTCGCGAGGGCCGACCGCGGGGACATCGTGAAGCTCGTCGTGCTCCAGGCGCTGACCATCGTCTTCGGGTTCGCCGGGGCGATGGTCGCCGGGCTGCTGAGTTACGGCCTGTTCGCCATCGGTGCGCTCCTGTTCGCCGGCGTCGTCTACCTGCTCTACGGGACCATCGAGAACGCCGCGCGGGCAGCAGTCAGCGACATCGAGTTGAGTCTGTACCGGACCCTCCGGAACTTCGTCGTCGTACTCTGGCTCGTCTATCCGGTCGTCTGGCTGCTGGGCATGGCCGGTATCGGACTACTGGACGTCGAGACGGCATCGCTGGTCATCAGCTACTTAGACGTGGTGACGAAGGTCGGCTTCGGCCTCATCGCCATGTACGGGCTCTCGACCATCTCGGCGCGCGGGGAGACGAGTGCCCCGACGATGCCCGCAGACGACTGA
- a CDS encoding elongation factor 1-beta, with translation MGKVAAKIKIMPQSPEVDLDALQERLEGSLPEGAKIKGFERDDVAFGLVALFPTVIVPDDAGGTEAVEEAFADVEGVESVEVDTVGRL, from the coding sequence ATGGGAAAAGTCGCCGCCAAGATCAAGATCATGCCGCAGAGCCCGGAAGTTGACCTCGACGCACTGCAGGAGCGTCTCGAAGGGTCGCTTCCCGAAGGAGCGAAGATCAAGGGCTTCGAACGTGACGACGTCGCGTTCGGCCTCGTCGCGCTGTTCCCGACCGTCATCGTGCCCGACGACGCCGGTGGCACGGAGGCCGTCGAGGAAGCGTTCGCGGACGTCGAGGGCGTCGAATCGGTCGAAGTCGACACCGTCGGCCGCCTCTGA
- a CDS encoding DUF2391 domain-containing protein — translation MSEDQTEPPATEDDDSIGALFDELEELQAIVDDPTEREQVREAMRAAIEVQSDSTAVFGRVIWGFDRSDFAEALLGSLLFGIPMAVESGTVDAGQHIAQHPLYFAGTLAAAVGMVVGILYVADFQDVRVAKRVFGLVPRRLVGVTGTAFLTSVVLLTGWGVVEWSTDPQMAWVALCVCSVAFVPMAIGAALGDILPGS, via the coding sequence ATGAGCGAGGACCAAACAGAACCGCCGGCGACCGAGGACGACGACTCCATCGGTGCGCTGTTCGACGAACTCGAAGAACTGCAAGCCATCGTCGACGACCCCACGGAGCGCGAACAGGTCCGCGAGGCGATGCGGGCCGCAATCGAGGTCCAGAGCGACAGTACGGCGGTGTTCGGGCGAGTCATCTGGGGGTTCGACCGGAGCGACTTCGCCGAGGCGCTCCTCGGATCGCTCCTCTTTGGGATCCCGATGGCCGTCGAGAGCGGGACCGTCGACGCGGGCCAGCACATCGCCCAGCACCCGCTGTACTTCGCTGGGACCCTCGCGGCGGCCGTAGGGATGGTCGTCGGGATCCTCTACGTCGCGGACTTCCAGGACGTGCGCGTCGCGAAGCGGGTCTTCGGACTCGTTCCACGCCGGTTGGTCGGCGTCACCGGAACCGCGTTCCTCACCTCGGTCGTGCTGCTCACCGGATGGGGCGTCGTCGAGTGGTCGACCGACCCCCAGATGGCATGGGTGGCCCTCTGTGTCTGTAGCGTGGCGTTCGTCCCGATGGCCATCGGGGCCGCACTGGGCGACATCCTCCCGGGGAGTTAG
- a CDS encoding DUF655 domain-containing protein → MTTTEPEDSGDEILGAVLDVLPHGRSDDDRPQHKKEALAFALDVQDFSIYELVLDDDSDVAFGDRVDLTEFGRITEVEFEDLPGGTQSEVEYAVEEIVEDDERRFVDFYNDAQPITLRLHQLNLLPGIGKKLRNSILDERKRKPFESFDELEERVSGLHKPKEVLVERILEELRENDLKYRIFVRREDSE, encoded by the coding sequence ATGACCACTACGGAACCCGAGGACAGTGGCGACGAGATACTCGGCGCCGTCCTCGACGTCCTCCCGCACGGCCGGAGCGACGACGACCGCCCTCAGCACAAGAAGGAGGCGCTCGCGTTCGCGCTCGACGTGCAGGACTTCTCCATCTACGAACTCGTGCTCGACGACGACTCCGACGTCGCCTTCGGCGACCGGGTCGACCTGACTGAGTTCGGTCGCATCACCGAAGTCGAGTTCGAGGACCTGCCCGGCGGCACGCAGTCCGAGGTCGAGTACGCCGTCGAGGAGATCGTCGAGGACGACGAACGGCGGTTCGTGGACTTCTACAACGACGCCCAGCCCATCACGCTGCGCCTCCACCAGCTGAACCTGCTGCCGGGCATCGGCAAGAAGCTGCGCAACTCCATCCTCGACGAACGAAAGCGCAAGCCCTTCGAGAGCTTCGACGAGCTGGAAGAGCGAGTCAGCGGCCTCCACAAACCGAAGGAGGTGCTGGTCGAGCGCATCCTCGAGGAACTGCGCGAGAACGACCTGAAGTACCGCATCTTCGTCCGGCGCGAGGACAGCGAATAG
- a CDS encoding methionine synthase: MTGPRDQFKPENHPNDHFLLTTVVGSYPKPKWHDRAREMFEDEDADFGEDEWEESKDDASRLITDEHERCGLDVVCDGEMRRNEMVEYFAHRIDGYEFNGRVKVWGHNYFDKPSVAEDVEYGEQWLVEEFEFTDEVAERPVKVPITGPYTLANWSFNEVYDSEEALAYDLADLVNEEIEALVEAGARYIQIDEPALATTPDDHAIVGECLERIVDDVPDDVRLGLHVCYGDYSRIYPEILDYPVHEYDLELANGDYEQLDVFKDHEFTKDFAMGVVDAHVAEVESVEEIKDNIKKGLEVVPPERLTVSPDCGVKLLPRDVAYGKMENMVQAAREIEAELDAGEIDVVASGAEASADD; the protein is encoded by the coding sequence ATGACAGGACCACGAGACCAGTTCAAGCCCGAGAATCACCCGAACGACCACTTCCTGCTGACAACTGTCGTCGGTTCGTACCCCAAGCCCAAGTGGCACGACCGCGCCCGCGAGATGTTCGAGGACGAGGACGCCGACTTCGGCGAGGACGAGTGGGAAGAGTCGAAAGACGACGCCTCGCGACTCATCACCGACGAGCACGAGCGCTGCGGCCTCGACGTCGTCTGTGACGGCGAGATGCGGCGCAATGAGATGGTCGAGTACTTCGCCCACCGCATCGACGGCTACGAGTTCAACGGCCGCGTGAAGGTGTGGGGCCACAACTACTTCGACAAGCCCTCCGTCGCCGAGGACGTCGAGTACGGCGAGCAGTGGCTCGTCGAGGAGTTCGAGTTCACCGACGAGGTCGCCGAACGCCCCGTCAAGGTGCCCATCACCGGCCCGTACACCCTCGCGAACTGGTCGTTCAACGAGGTCTACGACAGCGAGGAGGCCCTGGCCTACGACCTCGCGGATCTCGTCAACGAGGAGATCGAGGCGCTGGTCGAGGCCGGCGCGCGGTACATCCAGATCGACGAGCCCGCGCTCGCGACGACACCGGACGACCACGCCATCGTCGGCGAGTGTCTCGAGCGCATCGTCGACGACGTGCCCGACGACGTCCGACTCGGGCTGCACGTCTGTTACGGCGACTACTCGCGAATCTACCCCGAGATTCTGGACTACCCGGTCCACGAGTACGACCTCGAACTCGCCAACGGTGACTACGAGCAGCTCGACGTGTTCAAGGACCACGAGTTCACCAAGGACTTCGCGATGGGCGTCGTCGACGCCCACGTCGCCGAGGTCGAGTCCGTCGAGGAGATCAAGGACAACATCAAGAAGGGGCTCGAAGTCGTCCCACCAGAGCGCCTGACCGTCTCACCCGACTGCGGCGTGAAGCTGCTCCCGCGCGACGTGGCCTACGGGAAGATGGAGAATATGGTACAAGCGGCCCGAGAAATCGAGGCCGAGCTCGACGCCGGCGAGATAGACGTCGTCGCGAGCGGTGCTGAAGCCAGCGCGGACGACTGA
- a CDS encoding 50S ribosomal protein L21e, giving the protein MPSSNGPLEGTRDKLKNKPRNRGTSPPQRAVEQYEEGEKVHMKIDPSVPKGRFHPRFDGQTGEVVGKQGTAYKVQIVDGNKEKTIIVTPAHLRRQEN; this is encoded by the coding sequence ATGCCTAGTTCCAACGGACCCCTCGAAGGGACGCGTGACAAGCTCAAGAACAAGCCCCGCAACCGAGGCACCTCCCCGCCCCAGCGTGCCGTCGAGCAGTACGAGGAGGGCGAGAAGGTCCACATGAAGATCGACCCGTCGGTTCCCAAGGGTCGGTTCCACCCCCGCTTCGACGGCCAGACCGGCGAAGTCGTCGGCAAACAGGGCACGGCCTACAAAGTCCAGATCGTCGACGGGAACAAGGAAAAGACCATCATCGTGACGCCCGCACACCTCCGTCGTCAAGAGAACTAA